Proteins encoded in a region of the Syngnathus typhle isolate RoL2023-S1 ecotype Sweden linkage group LG20, RoL_Styp_1.0, whole genome shotgun sequence genome:
- the LOC133144838 gene encoding histone-lysine N-methyltransferase EHMT2-like, translating to MSASESATKESPEENVSESIAGPSQVEQDDADITIDAVVGKAEPATQVLTSQEPAKDADGEDGASSPHNKPPPGYAAKSIPGTSSLLSSSPSTSMTLSPGRAKMSVFGPISTKPVLPSPPPSSSSPSALSESPKIHRARKTMSRLSPMQMSQTDTPTRPVTPSGSSADTETVGKKRKLEKSDSFSDKTQKMESDCDSQRDALIQNKSEEFPWKQVDQGKDRIKSPVLETVGGRSTEYTEVPLGALNIAAADSLTLSPHHEGSDGGDTERLEELPLCSCRMEAPRVDSANHRASRQCMATESSNGELRACTNVTTKGETMRPSSQVPLMVLCETHRAHMVKHHCCPGCGFFCIAGTFLECCPDQRIAHRFHRGCVTVLGGGRSRENGGMLFCPHCGEDASEAQEVTMPPFNAATASASMVVTMSASSTTTPSLPPTVPSAPSLAASTGGMKDGKMPERPVSARMRSHGMAIVTVEQQQPPQPVPSTASAAATVPPPEEGVDSVGPSVCMPNGKPVCASALPPGASRTALQKAILTQDTERRKKLRFHPRQLYPAVKQGEVQRVLLMLMEGIDPAYQPESQNRRSALHAAAQRGLLEVCYILLQAGAQIDAQDKDLRTPLLEAIINNHIELTRYLIQNGACVYHVEEDGYTGLHHAAKQGNLEIVNVLLETGQVDVNAQDNGGWTPIIWAAEHKHVDVIKVLLNRGADVTINDKELNVCLHWAAYAGNVDIAEMVLNAGCSLASVNVHGDTPLHIAAREGYLDCVTLFLSRGADIDTINREGDTPLTLARPDTPVWVALQINRKIRRGITNRVLRTERIICSDIAQGYENAPIPCVNAVDDEGCPSDYKYVSENCETSAMNIDRNITHLQHCGCTDDCSSSNCLCGQLSIRCWYDKDQRLLQEFNKIEPPLIFECNMACSCHRTCKNRVVQAGIKVRLQLYRTEKMGWGVRALQDIPQGSFICEYVGELISDAEADVREDDSYLFDLDNKDGEVYCIDARYYGNISRFINHLCDPNLIPVRVFMLHQDLRFPRIAFFSSRDIHSGQELGFDYGDRFWDIKSKYFTCQCGSEKCKHSAEAIALEQSRLAPLQTSPELGADCGLTLPSI from the exons ATGTCGGCATCCGAGTCTGCGACAAAG GAGTCTCCAGAAGAAAATGTCTCAGAGTCCATAGCTGGGCCAAGTCAAGTCGAACAGG ATGATGCTGACATCACCATAGATGCCGTTGTCGGAAAAGCAGAGCCAGCGACACAGGTGCTGACTTCTCAGGAGCCTGCAAAGGATGCTGATGGAGAGGATGGCGCGTCCTCCCCGCATAACAAACCACCTCCAG GATATGCAGCTAAATCCATACCCGGGACCTCCTCCTTGTTGTCCTCTTCTCCTTCTACATCTATGACGCTCTCCCCAGGCCGAGCAAAGATGAGTGTTTTTGGTCCTATTAGTACGAAACCTGTCCTGCCATCTCCGCCTCCAAGTTCCTCCTCTCCTTCTGCCTTATCGGAATCACCCAAAATCCATCGGGCACGTAAAACAATGTCCCGGCTATCACCAATGCAG ATGAGCCAAACTGACACGCCTACCAGACCTGTGACTCCATCCGGATCTTCAGCCGACACTGAAACTG ttggaaaaaaaagaaaacttgagAAGTCTGATAGTTTTTCTGACAAGACGCAAAAAATG GAATCGGACTGTGACTCACAAAGAGACGCACTGATTCAGAACAAGTCTGAAGAGTTTCCATGGAAACAGGTGGATCAGGGGAAAGATAGAATCAAGTCTCCTGTGCTGGAGACAGTTGGAG GAAGGTCGACTGAGTACACAGAGGTGCCTTTAGGCGCGTTGAACATCGCTGCTGCCGACAGCCTGACACTCTCCCCTCATCATG AGGGAAGCGATGGAGGGGACACCGAGCGGCTGGAGGAGCTTCCCCTTTGTAGCTGCCGAATGGAAGCGCCTCGTGTTGACAGCGCCAACCATCGTGCCAGTAGACAGTGTATGGCCACTGAGAGCAGCAATGGAGAG CTGAGGGCTTGCACCAATGTGACGACCAAAGGAGAAACCATGCGTCCATCTAGCCAGGTGCCCCTTATGGTGCTTTGCGAAACCCATCGCGCCCACATGGTGAAACACCACTGCTGTCCCGGTTGTGGTTTCTTTTGCATAGCA GGAACATTCCTTGAATGCTGCCCGGACCAGCGCATCGCCCACCGTTTCCACCGTGGGTGTGTCACGGTACTTGGGGGCGGGCGGAGCAGAGAAAACGGCGGAATGCTTTTCTGTCCCCACTGCGGCGAGGATGCAAGCGAGGCTCAAGAGGTCACCATGCCTCCCTTCAACGCGGCCACGGCATCCGCAAGCATGGTCGTCACCATGTCGGCGTCCTCCACCACCACGCCGTCTTTGCCGCCCACTGTCCCTTCGGCGCCGTCTCTCGCAGCCTCCACGGGAGGAATGAAAGATGGGAAGATGCCTGAAAGACCTGTCAG TGCACGTATGCGCAGCCATGGAATGGCCATAGTAACAGTCGAGCAACAGCAGCCACCCCAGCCCGTGCCCTCAACTGcatccgccgccgccaccgtgcCCCCTCCCGAGGAGGGCGTGGACAGCGTGGGGCCGTCTGTGTGTATGCCAAATGGGAAACCGGTTTGCGCCAGCGCTCTTCCGCCAGGAGCCAGCAGGACGGCACTACAAAAGGCTATTCTCACTCAGGATACTGAAAG gAGAAAGAAATTAAGGTTCCACCCACGTCAACTTTATCCTGCTGTCAAACAAGGCGAAGTCCAGAGAGTTTTGCTCATGCTAA TGGAGGGCATTGATCCCGCATACCAGCCTGAATCTCAGAATCGACGCTCTGCTCTGCATGCTGCGGCTCAAAGAGGCCTTTTGGAAGTCTGCTACATCCTGCTGCAA GCGGGTGCTCAAATTGATGCTCAGGACAAGGACCTGAGAACACCACTACTAGAAGCCATCATCAACAATCACATAGAGCTGACTCGATACCTCATCCAAAATGGGGCTTGCGTCTACCATGTT gaGGAGGATGGATATACTGGTCTCCACCATGCAGCCAAACAGGGCAACCTTGAAATTGTCAACGTACTGCTGGAGACAGGACAGGTGGATGTAAATGCACAG GATAACGGTGGTTGGACGCCAATCATCTGGGCTGCAGAACACAAACACGTGGACGTGATCAAAGTGCTCCTGAACCGAGGAGCTGACGTGACTATTAATGACAAG GAGCTGAATGTATGTCTCCATTGGGCAGCTTACGCAGGAAATGTGGATATCGCAGAGATGGTTTTGAACGCTGGTTGTTCCCTTGCCTCAGTCAACGTGCACGGCGACACGCCACTCCACATCGCCGCAAGAGAAGGATACTTAGATTGTGTCAC CTTGTTTCTCTCGAGAGGTGCCGACATCGACACTATTAACAGGGAAGGGGACACGCCTCTCACCCTTGCACGTCCCGACACTCCGGTATGGGTTGCGCTCCAGATCAACAGGAAGATACGAAGAGGAATAACCAATCGCGTGCTTAGGACCGAAAGAATTATATGCAG CGACATTGCGCAAGGCTACGAGAACGCACCCATTCCATGTGTAAATGCAGTAGATGACGAAGGCTGTCCGTCAGACTACAAATACGTTTCAGAAAACTGTGAAACGTCAGCGATGAACATCGACCGTAACATCACACATTTACAG CACTGTGGCTGCACTGATGATTGTTCCTCCAGCAACTGCCTTTGTGGGCAGCTCAGCATCCGCTGCTGGTATGACAAG GATCAGCGATTGCTTCAAGAATTTAACAAGATTGAACCTCCTCTCATTTTCGAATGCAACATGGCCTGTTCTTGTCACCGGACATGCAAGAATAGAGTGGTACAGGCTGGCATCAA AGTTCGCCTTCAACTCTACAGGACAGAGAAGATGGGCTGGGGTGTCAGAGCGTTGCAAGACATTCCCCAGGGAAGCTTCATTTGCGA ATATGTGGGAGAGCTCATCTCAGATGCAGAAGCGGACGTTAGAGAGGATGACTCCTACCTTTTTGACCTGGACAATAAA GACGGGGAGGTGTACTGTATTGATGCCCGTTACTACGGAAACATCAGCCGCTTCATCAACCACCTTTGTGACCCCAACCTCATCCCGGTGCGCGTTTTCATGCTGCACCAGGACCTGCGATTTCCTCGCATCGCTTTCTTCAGCTCCAGAGACATCCATAGTGGCCAAGAGCTCGG GTTTGACTATGGAGATCGTTTTTGGGACATTAAGAGTAAATACTTTACCTGCCAGTGTGGCTCGGAGAAATGCAAACACTCTGCGGAGGCCATTGCTTTGGAGCAGAGCAGATTGGCTCCACTGCAGACCAGTCCTGAGTTGGGAGCAGACTGTGGGTTGACTCTTCCCAGCATTTAA